GAAACAGGCGCCAGTCACGATCCCCGTCGCATCGTCAATATAAGCGTGCAGCGTCGCACGCCCGTTCCCCCTGCCAAACCATTCAAACGACGTGGCGTCAGTCTGCCACAACATCCCCGCGGCCACCTTCCGCGGTCGGGAACGGTGAAGCTTCGGCCGCCGCCGCACACTCTTCTTGCTCCTGATCCCCTCGTCCTTCAGAATGCGGACGACACTCGAACGACTGATCCCGATCCCCTCCCGTTCGTTCAGGCATTCCGCAAAGTGAGAGAAGTTGAAATCGTAATAGACCTCCTCATACGCCTTCAGCACCGACTCCCGAACCTCATCTCCGATCCTGCGCCGAGACGTTCTGCCGCGGTTGCCGTGAACAAGCCCCGCCGCCCCTTGAGCGACGAACCTCTTCTTGATCCTGATGATTTGCCGTTGACAGAGCCCCAGCTTTTCCGCCGCCTCCCTGTTCGTCATGCGTCCGTCGACAAGCGCTCCGATAATCCTGATACGATCCAGTTCCTTTTGTGACAATGTCATTCGCTCCTGTTTCATGAACGGTATTATCTCAGAGTGACATTTTCTTGGAACAGTTATGGGTGACTTTATCACTGAACAACGACATTTTCCTCCAGGCATTGACAAACACGCATGAAACGATCATAATTGTTTCCTTTGACGCGATTTCAGCGTCATGATTCAGGGATGAAACGCCAAGGGCGGCTCGCGGTGGGCGGTCCTTTGGGAATCCCTTGCGATTCTGGGAGGAATTACGAAGTGACCGCAGCAAGTTTTAGAGATTTCAATCTGCCCGAGAGTTTTCTCGCCGCTCTCGATCAACGAGGCTTTACGACGCCGACGCCGGTTCAGGCGCAGGTGCTGTCGCAGCCCAATCTGGACACGGACATGGTCGTGCAGGCGCGCACGGGTTCCGGCAAGACGCTGGCTTTTCTTCTGCCGCTGCTGAACGAACTCGAAGGCGGCGGCAAAAAGCCCCGCCTGCTGGTGCTCTCGCCGACGCGCGAGCTGGCCATGCAGAACGCCGGCGAATCGGAATTTTTAGGCCACATCAGAGGCATCGCCACGGCAAGCATCGTCGGCGGCATGAGCATGGAGCACCAGATCTTCCAGCTCCGGCGCGGCGCCTCGGTCGTCGTCGGCACGCCGGGACGCGTCCTCGATCATATCCGCCGCGGCACGCTCGACCTGAGCGATATCGAAACGCTGGTTCTCGACGAGGGCGACAACATGCTCGACATGGGGTTCCGCGACGAGCTGGAAGCGATCCTCGAAGCCGCCGTGAACCGCAAAAAGACTTGGCTTTTCTCGGCGACGATGCCCGACTCGGTGTTTTCGCTCTGCAAGCGCTATCTCAAGGAGCCGTTGCGGCTGGAACTGAACCACGAGGAGGAGCAGCACGAAGACATCGTGCACCGCGTGTATCTGGTGCCTTCGCGTCAGCGCATGGAAGCGCTGGTCAACATCCTGCTGTGGGAGAAGCCGGCGCTCTGCCTGATATTCTGCCATACCAAGACCGATACGGGAGAAGTGGCGGGGCGTCTTCAGGAAGAAGGCCTGATGGCTCTGGCCCTGAACGGCGACATGACGCAGCGCGAACGCAGCAACGCCTTGGAATCTTTCCGCACCGGGCGCATCCCCATTCTGGTCGCCACCAACGTGGCCGCCCGCGGGCTGGACGTGCAGGGCGTCAGCCACGTGATCCAGCTGGGCCTTCCCGACAGCATGGAGACCTTCGTGCACCGCTCCGGACGCACCGGGCGGGCCGGTCACGAAGGCAGCAACCTGTTGCTGCTGACGCCGCAGGAATCGGGACGCTTCAAGTTCATGATCCGCAGCTCCGAGATGAAGGTCGAATGGCTGAAAGTCCCCGACATTCAGGAGATCAGCGTCATTCAGCGCGAACGCCGCGAAGAATCGCTGCTGGAGCTCGTTCCCGCGCCGGAGATCCGCGCCTGGGCCGAGTCGCTCCTCGAACGCAGCGACGACGCCGCGGATCTGGCGGCCAAGCTGCTGTCGGTCGTGGTCAAGGACATCCCCACGGGTTACTCCCTGAGGGATTCGCTCCAGCGCGAGCTCGACCAGCGCCGCGAGCGCGCCGCCGCGCGCCGTGAAGGCCGCGTCGGTTCCCGCTTCGACGGCGAACGGCGCGGCATCGGCGCGGAACGCGCGCGCTTTCGCGGGCAAGGCCTTTCCATCCGCATCGCCAAGGGACGGAACGACCAGGAATGGTCCGTGGGGCGGATCTTGGGCGCGCTGTGCGCGGCGCTCGGCGTCAGCCGCGACGAGATCGGCAACATCAAAATGCGCGACTCGCACACCGAGGTGGAGCTGAGTCCCGCGGCGATCGCCAGCCTCGACGACGGCGGACGGCGGCGGCTGATCGACCGCGGCTTGATCTCCGGAGGCTCCGGCGAACCCCAGCCCCGCTTGGGCGGCCCGCGCCGCGAGCGCCGCTTCGATCGTTCCGGCGAACGTCTCGGCAAAAGGAATTTCGAGCGCGCTTCGGAGCGCCGTCCTCGATACGGGCGCGACGCTTAAACAAAAGCGCAGGAGCCGTTTTGCTTTTTAGAGCGAAAACGGCTCCTGTTTGTTTCTCCCGTTTTGATTTTCAGCGCCCCAAGCGAGTATAATGGACGGGAATTATGAAGAAGAAGCGGCGCGATCGTCGCATTTCCGCCGACGGGAGCGTACATTTTTCGAGAAGGAGTTTTTTCCATGGAATTCGATCCGGAAACTATGAAAATTCACATCTGCAAAAAATGCAAGGGATTGGGATTTGGCATCGACCTGAAGGGTAACCGCTTCAATTGTTCCGAGTGCAACGGAACGGGGCGCATTCTCGTCAAGACGCTCAAGGAGGAGTTCACGCTCGACAGTCTGAGCGAGAATCTCTCTTTCGACAAGGAAACGATGAAAGTCCGCGTCTGCAAATCCTGCGGCGGCCTGGGCAGCATCAATTACGGCGTCGAAGAGCGCGAATGCGAGGACTGCCACGGCACGGGACGGATCATCGAACAGAAGATCCTTACGGAATACCAGCTGCATCACGTCGACGGGATCGCCGCCGCCGAAGAGAAAGCATGAACGTTCGGGGAGCCGTTTTGCTTTAAACCGCGAAAAAATGCGAAAGACGACGCCCAACCGCTAAAAACAGCTTGCTTTGTTCACAAGCTGTGCTATACTTTTCGTAATGATAAAGTCTACCTGCGGTGTTCGTGATCTTGGCTTTCGTCTTGAGCCAACACCTGTCGTCCGGTGAAGAGAGGCTGCGGCCGTCGTGGCGGTCGGGCAATCTTCCATTTCTAGCGGAACGGGTCAAGACTGCCGCGACACGGCACTGTGGGCCCAGTTTATCGAAAAAGAGAGAACTCTCAGGGGGTTCCCTCTTTTTTTGTATCCAGCGCCGACGGAACATAAAATCTTTTCGATACAAACAGGAAGTGAGACAATGAGTTCCCCCTATATCCATCTCGATCAAATCCGCGGGGTCGTTTTCGACTGGGACGGCGTCATTGCCGAGAGCAGGCTCGATTTCGCCCCGATCCGGGAAAAATACTTCGGCGGACGGCGCGTTCCTCTGCTGGAGACGGCGGCGGAGATGCGCGAGCCTCTCAGAACCGAGCTCATGAACGCCATCAGGGACGAAGAGATGCGAGGCGCCGCACGTTCCGCCGCGATCGCCGGCGCTTTCGATCTCGTCAGCCTGCTCGACGGACGCCGCATTCCTTGGTGCGTCGTGTCGCGAAACTGCCGCGAATCCATCGAACGCGCCGCCCAAAGCATTGGCTTCAGGCTGCCGCCGCAGACCTTCGGGCGCGAAGCCCGCCACGTCAAACCGGATCCGCGAGCGCTGACCGACGCGGCAGCGTCCATCGGCGTGCCCGCTTCCCAGTGCCTCGTCGTCGGCGACTACCTTTACGAGCTGCTTGCAGCGCGGCGTGCCGGCATGCGCTGCGTTCTCGTGAACAACTGCTCCGATCCCGAATGCGCCGCGCTGGCCGACGCGACTTTCGCCACAATGCACGCTCTCGCCAGGGGCTTGGTCGAGGCACAGGCTCTTGTGCCATGGGAATACCGCCGGTTCGTGCGGGATAACGGTCGGCGGGCGCTCGAAAGGATGCACGGACAGTCCGTTCATGTCGACGTTTTCCTCTCGCCGCGCTGTTTGTCTCTGCTGGGAGATTTGGCCGCGGCGGGGCTCGGAGAGATCACCGTAAACGCCGGCCGCACCGTGAGCCCCGCAGAGCTGGAGGGGCACCCCCTGCTCAGTCCTCTTTGGCTGGGAATGCCTGTCGTGCAGGCGTTAATCTCGATATTTGCCGTTCATTACCCGCTGCTGCACGTTGCCGCGGGGCAGGCGGGGCGTCCGCTCTCTTCCGTTGTCAGCGCCCAAAATTTCGCGGCGGAAATCTCCCGCGGCTCATCGGCGGGCTCACCATAAAAAAAGCGGGAAGTTTGCGTCGTCGAAACAACGCGGCGCAAACTTCCCGCTTTTATTGATCCTGTTTCTCATAGCGTGAACGGAACCAGTCCCTCAGAAGCGCCAGCGTTTCGCGCCAGGCCATCGAGGTCAGCTCCAGGCCCCGGCAGGTCGGCACGAAGTTCACCGGGCGCCAGGGCACGTTCCGCACGAGGCTGGGCGCAGGCGAAGGGACGACCTCGAAATCAGGCATGAATTTTTTCGCCCAGCGCAGAGCCCGCGCCATATGAAAACGGTCCGTGACGAGAAAGACCTGCGGGCGCGGACGCTCGTCGGGATACAGCCTTCGCAAAAAAACGGCGCTCTCGCGCAGATTGCCCTCGGTATTCAAGGAACGAGTTTCCAGAAGCACTTTTTCCCGAGGCGGCGAATCCCGCAGCCATCGCGCCATCAACGGCGACTCGATGCCCGAAAGCAGGAGCTTCGCGTCTCCGCAGCGCGATAAAATTTCTCTCGCTGTCCGCAGACGCCGCTGCGAAGAAACGGAGGGCTGATACGTCTGTCCTTCGGCGACCGTGCCGCCGCCGAGCACAAGCACGACGGCCGAACGGCCGCCGCTCCCTTCCTTTGCTTCCGGCGTCAGAGCTTCCAAAAAGGCAAGCATCTTTTTGCCGCAGAAATCAGTGCACGAAAAAGCGAAAAGCAGCGTCAGCAGCCCCCACAGGACGCGCCGCTTTGCGCGCCCCTCCGCCGCCGGGATCAGAAGCAAAAAGAACGACGCCGCCAGGAACAGTCCCAGCGGCGACAGCAGGGCGATGATCAGCGTCGACTGAAAGAAAGACCACTGACTCATGGGCGGAGCGGAAGACGTTCGGAAGTATGCGTGTTCAAGTAAGCCTCGAGGCGCGCCCGGCTCATGCGTATGTGAGCCCTCATGGCCTCGCGCACCCTTCTCTCGTCGCGGTCCAGAAGCGCTTCGATGATCTCCACATGCCCCTCGGCAAGGTGCCTGATGTACTCGGTGTCGCCCAGCGAATACGGACGATACAGGTTGATCACATCCACCAGCTCCTGCAGCGAATTCATCAGGAAACGGTTGCCGGACGACTGATACAGGAAGGCGTGGAAACGGCGGTCCTCTTCCAAATACTTTTGCGGATCCGTATCGTTGCCCATGTGTTTGAAAATTTCGAGAAACTCTTTCAGCTCCTTTTCCGGAGGGTTCACCGACACCAGCGCCGCCGCGAACATTTCCAAGTCCTCGCGCAGCTCGTAGAGCGCCCCCGCGTCGCTGATCGACGGCAGGGAGACGTAGGCCCCCTTGCGTGGCGTCAGCGTTACCAGCGAAGTCTTCGCCAGCTGACGGATCGCTTCGCGCACCGGCGTCCGCGACACGGCCATTTTTTCCGCCAGCTCGACTTCGGAAAGTTTTTCCCCCGGCTTGATGATACCGCTCACAATAGCCTGCTTGATCTTCTCGTAAACGATCTGACGAAGATCCATGTTCTTCGCCGGATGAAGCGGATTATACATGATCATCACCCCATCATATAGAAGCAACGCTTTGCAACCTTTATTTATGATTATACAAAAAACATTGAGCCGCCGCAATCATGAAATCTGCACGAAGTCACGCTGAAAACGCGGCGTTTTCCTGATAATACTCTTTCTTAATTAAAAGGCCGAACGCGAGGGCGCTGCGGGAGAGATTCACAAAGCGAGCTGCGCAGACCGCGCAGCGGTCGAGGGAGTCCCGAGCGACTGAACTCCTCCGGAGCGCCCGGGAAACTATGTTAATACTTTCCATCAAGAATTAGGGCTTGTTTAAAAAACGTCAAAGTTGCCTAAATCGATCCAATCGCTTAAACTTTTCTCATGGAAGAGAGAAGATATGAACTGACCTCCAGCGAGTGGAATCGAATCAAGAGAATGCTGCCGCCCGAACACCCGAAATCAGGTCAACGTGGACGCCCGGCAAAATACGATAACCGCAGGATCATCAATGGGATTCTGTGGCTTGCCAGAAGTGGAGCGCCATGGAGAGATCTTCCGGAGCGTTACGGCAAATGGCAGGCAGTTTACGCACGTTTCAGGCTGTGGAAACAGCGGGGAATATTCGAGGCGATCTTTGCCGCCCTAAGCGCTGATGCCGACATGGAAAATCTCTCTATCGACTCCACGTCCTGCAAAGTACATCAAAGTGCCAACGGGAGAGGGAAAACCCCGGAAGGGGGAAAAAAGGGGCTCAAGCGATTGGCATGTCCAGAGGCGGCAGGAATACGAAAATTCATGCGATAGTAGATGGTTTAGGCAATCCGCTGGCGCTCCTGCTCAGTCCCGGCAATGACCACGATTCCCGCTACGCCGTGTCCTTGCTCGGGCAAGCGGAAATCAGAGGGAGCAACGTCATCGGCGATAAGGCTTACGGTTCGCAAGCCATCAGAGAGTACATTACTTCTCGGGAGGGAAGTTACACTATCCCGCCGAAGAGCGATAATCCCGAACCGTGGTTTATAGATGAGCATGTTTACAAGGAACGACACTTGGTTGAATGTTTCTTTCAGAAAATCAAATGGTTCCGTAGAATTTTCACCCGCTATGACAAACTTGACGCTTCGTTTTTCGCTTTTGTTCTTGTTGCTGCCAGTGTTATTTTATTGAAATAATACAAGCTGAAATGTTTTTTAAACAAGCCCTAGTATCACACGATCGTTTCCCAAGACTTCTTTCAGGGCCGTTCCATACAAAAAGCCGCCCCGTTGCCGTACATGGCAACGGGGCGGCTTCGTCTGCCCCGCTTCTTTTACTTCATGAAGCGAAGGACTGTTTCGGCGATGATCGCGGAACCGAGGAACGTCCCCACGAAGACCATCAGCCCGACGAGGATGATCCTCAATCCCTGTTTTTTCAGAAGGTCGATGTCCTTGCCGAGCGCCAGTCCGGCATAGGCCAGGATGGGCGTGCAAAGGCCGACAAAGCCGATCTTGCCGGCGGCCTTGCTGATGAACGCCGCGCCGGGCAGCAGATCGGGGATCGTCACGATGCAACCCAGCGTGGTGATGTAAGCGACCGCGGGCAGACCTTTCCAGGGGATCAGCTTATGGATGATCACGCCGGCCGCGACGATGCCGAGCAGCACCGCCATGCCCAGCAGCGTGTCGGCAAGCGCGACGCCCTGCATCATATTGACGACGACGCTCAGGAACGTATCGATGAGCATGAAAAGGACGAGCTGTACATTAGTCATGGTCGTATACTCCCTTCTTCTGGGCTACTTCTGCGCGCCGGGTTTGCTCGGAGCGTCCTTCACGCCGCACAGGCGGACGAGGAACTCCGTCATGGGCAGACCGATGAAGACCGACATGTACAGGCCGTCCAGACCGGAGAGCATGTTGCTGGAAGCAGCCAGAGCCGTAAGCTCTTCTTTCAGATCGGGGAACATCGCCACAAGCGGCGCCAGAGACGTCGTCATCATACTGGCGCTGCCGGTGCCGCAGGCCATCGCCAGAGCCTGGGGACTGAACCAGGAGATCGTCGAAGCGATGATGGAGCTCATGAAGCTGCAGAACAGAGCGCCGAAGACGGTGCCGGTGATGTACACGCCCATGACGCCCAAGCCTTCGGGAGAGTCGATCCCGTACTTTTCACCGACCAGGGCGACGCTCGACTCGCGCGCGTTGGAGAAGGCGGCGCCGACGGCTTCGCGGCGCAGCCCCAGCAGCACGGCGAAGGGAACGCCCAGCAGGGCGGTGCCGAGGTTGCCGAATTCCTGCAGCAGGAGCGCGGGAGCCGAATGGACGACCTTCCAGAAGCTGGGGCCGACCAGCGTGCCGTAACGGGCCATGAGCAGGAAAAACGTCACGCCGACCAGCGACGAGACCTGCATCATGTCGTCCATCGAGAGGAGCTTCATCTTTGGCAGGCTGATGACCGCGCCCAGAATGAACGAGTAGAACATGGGCACCAGAACCAGCTTGGCCGGGCCGACGTCGAACGTCTTGCCGCCGATAAGCTCGGCGACGACCGACAAGGCGAGCGCCAAGGCGTGGATCTTCCAGTTCCTCAATGCTTTGCCGACAGTTTCCATACAAAAAAGCCTCCTTCTGAAATAGAGAATGTGAAGAGATAAAGCCGAACTTCGACCGAAGGGCACACGCCCCTCGGACACAACCTAATATTCGGAAAAGCGGGCGTCCATCGCCGCGAGATACTGCTCCTTCGTGTAAATGGGCTTGAAGCCGCCGATGATCTCGCGCGCCTTGGCCGCGTCGTCGGCCAGCAACTCGACGACCGTCGCCAGCAGGGCCTTGGCCGAGTCCATCACCGCGGCGTGGAAGTCCGTCACCTTGAACTGCGCGGAATGGAGCGCGCCGACGGAACCGCCCGCCGACGGATGAATGCCGGGCATCAGGTGGCAGATATCGCCCATGTCCGTCGAAGCGGCAAAGTAAGAGCCCGTCAGCACCTTGTCGCGTCCGACCAGAGCCGCGGCGTTTTCGACGAAAAGACGGTTCAGCGGATCGCAAACCGCCAGCGGCATGTCGCCGGGGATGCTGGTAAAATGGAACGTGCAGCCCAGCGCCTCGGCGCCGCTCCTGAAGGCCCGCTCCACCTTGGCGAACACCGAATCGATCACGGCCGCGTCGGCGGCGCGCACGTAGCCTTCGAGGCGCACGTCGTCCGGCACGCTGTTGACCGAATCGCCGCCCTTGGTGATGATGAAGTGGACGCGCACGTGATCGTTGTCGCGGAACGTCTCGCGCAGCGCGTTGACGGCGTTGATGCCGGCGACGGCCGCATACAGCGCGTTGATGCCCTGGTCGGGAGCAGCGGCGGCGTGAGCCTGTTTGCCCTCATAGCGCACCATGAACACGCGGAAGCCGTTGCCGTGATAAGGGACGGAGAACGCCGGCCCTGAGGAGAACTCGCCCGCATGGATCATCATCGCCATGTCCACGTCGTCGAACTCGCCCAGGCGCACGAATTCGGGCTTGCCGCACAGATAAGTGATTTTGCCCTCGTCGCGCATCTTCTTGCGGCGGTCGATCTCGATGAACTCCTCCGCGGGAACGGCCATCAGCGCCACGGAACCGTCGAGCTCCTTCATGACGCCGCTCCTGACCAACGCCGCCGCCGCGGTCAGCACGATTGAAGTCTGAAGATTGTGCCCGCAGCTGTGGGAAGCGCCGTCGACGGGATTGGCCTGCGGATGGTTGCGGCAGACGATGCCGTCCAGCTCGCCGATCAGCGCGATCTTTGGTCCTTCATTCTCGCCGATGTCGGCGCGAAGCCCGGTCAACGCGATGCCTTTCTTCAGTTTCAATCCCAACGCCTCAAGATTTTCGGCGAGTTTGCCGCTGGTGCGCTTTTCGAAAAATCCCAGCTCGGCGTTGGCCGCGATGTCCTCCGCATAGGCGCGGACCGTCGGCTCCGCCGCGTCGACCGCCGCAAAAATCTTTTCCTTCAACGACTCTCTGTCAACCAATCAGAACGCCTCCCTCAAAACATAGAACGTCCATCGGCGCGAAAAAACAAAAGGCCGCGACTTTTTACAGAGGCCGCCTTCACACCGCAGGACACAAAATAACTTCGCTTGCAACGCCTTTCTTCAGAGGCAAATCGAATATAATCTAACGCATTCGTTTTGTCAACTACAAAATTATCAGAAATATAAAAACGAAATTTGCATTATTATGCAGGAAACAGTATTTTCATCCCGACGCCTCGGCGTCCGCC
This sequence is a window from Pyramidobacter sp. YE332. Protein-coding genes within it:
- a CDS encoding helix-turn-helix domain-containing protein, with the protein product MKQERMTLSQKELDRIRIIGALVDGRMTNREAAEKLGLCQRQIIRIKKRFVAQGAAGLVHGNRGRTSRRRIGDEVRESVLKAYEEVYYDFNFSHFAECLNEREGIGISRSSVVRILKDEGIRSKKSVRRRPKLHRSRPRKVAAGMLWQTDATSFEWFGRGNGRATLHAYIDDATGIVTGACFTENECMAGYVAALGMGIEGYGLPMAIYSDRHTIFRSPKARAQDDEDRIEGNEKNEGNGRNEGNGRNEENEGNEARKGSR
- a CDS encoding DEAD/DEAH box helicase — encoded protein: MTAASFRDFNLPESFLAALDQRGFTTPTPVQAQVLSQPNLDTDMVVQARTGSGKTLAFLLPLLNELEGGGKKPRLLVLSPTRELAMQNAGESEFLGHIRGIATASIVGGMSMEHQIFQLRRGASVVVGTPGRVLDHIRRGTLDLSDIETLVLDEGDNMLDMGFRDELEAILEAAVNRKKTWLFSATMPDSVFSLCKRYLKEPLRLELNHEEEQHEDIVHRVYLVPSRQRMEALVNILLWEKPALCLIFCHTKTDTGEVAGRLQEEGLMALALNGDMTQRERSNALESFRTGRIPILVATNVAARGLDVQGVSHVIQLGLPDSMETFVHRSGRTGRAGHEGSNLLLLTPQESGRFKFMIRSSEMKVEWLKVPDIQEISVIQRERREESLLELVPAPEIRAWAESLLERSDDAADLAAKLLSVVVKDIPTGYSLRDSLQRELDQRRERAAARREGRVGSRFDGERRGIGAERARFRGQGLSIRIAKGRNDQEWSVGRILGALCAALGVSRDEIGNIKMRDSHTEVELSPAAIASLDDGGRRRLIDRGLISGGSGEPQPRLGGPRRERRFDRSGERLGKRNFERASERRPRYGRDA
- a CDS encoding molecular chaperone DnaJ, whose amino-acid sequence is MKIHICKKCKGLGFGIDLKGNRFNCSECNGTGRILVKTLKEEFTLDSLSENLSFDKETMKVRVCKSCGGLGSINYGVEERECEDCHGTGRIIEQKILTEYQLHHVDGIAAAEEKA
- a CDS encoding HAD family phosphatase, which translates into the protein MSSPYIHLDQIRGVVFDWDGVIAESRLDFAPIREKYFGGRRVPLLETAAEMREPLRTELMNAIRDEEMRGAARSAAIAGAFDLVSLLDGRRIPWCVVSRNCRESIERAAQSIGFRLPPQTFGREARHVKPDPRALTDAAASIGVPASQCLVVGDYLYELLAARRAGMRCVLVNNCSDPECAALADATFATMHALARGLVEAQALVPWEYRRFVRDNGRRALERMHGQSVHVDVFLSPRCLSLLGDLAAAGLGEITVNAGRTVSPAELEGHPLLSPLWLGMPVVQALISIFAVHYPLLHVAAGQAGRPLSSVVSAQNFAAEISRGSSAGSP
- a CDS encoding YdcF family protein — translated: MSQWSFFQSTLIIALLSPLGLFLAASFFLLLIPAAEGRAKRRVLWGLLTLLFAFSCTDFCGKKMLAFLEALTPEAKEGSGGRSAVVLVLGGGTVAEGQTYQPSVSSQRRLRTAREILSRCGDAKLLLSGIESPLMARWLRDSPPREKVLLETRSLNTEGNLRESAVFLRRLYPDERPRPQVFLVTDRFHMARALRWAKKFMPDFEVVPSPAPSLVRNVPWRPVNFVPTCRGLELTSMAWRETLALLRDWFRSRYEKQDQ
- a CDS encoding GntR family transcriptional regulator produces the protein MYNPLHPAKNMDLRQIVYEKIKQAIVSGIIKPGEKLSEVELAEKMAVSRTPVREAIRQLAKTSLVTLTPRKGAYVSLPSISDAGALYELREDLEMFAAALVSVNPPEKELKEFLEIFKHMGNDTDPQKYLEEDRRFHAFLYQSSGNRFLMNSLQELVDVINLYRPYSLGDTEYIRHLAEGHVEIIEALLDRDERRVREAMRAHIRMSRARLEAYLNTHTSERLPLRP
- a CDS encoding IS5 family transposase (programmed frameshift), with the protein product MEERRYELTSSEWNRIKRMLPPEHPKSGQRGRPAKYDNRRIINGILWLARSGAPWRDLPERYGKWQAVYARFRLWKQRGIFEAIFAALSADADMENLSIDSTSCKVHQSANGRGKTPEGGKKGQAIGMSRGGRNTKIHAIVDGLGNPLALLLSPGNDHDSRYAVSLLGQAEIRGSNVIGDKAYGSQAIREYITSREGSYTIPPKSDNPEPWFIDEHVYKERHLVECFFQKIKWFRRIFTRYDKLDASFFAFVLVAASVILLK
- a CDS encoding DUF340 domain-containing protein, with protein sequence MTNVQLVLFMLIDTFLSVVVNMMQGVALADTLLGMAVLLGIVAAGVIIHKLIPWKGLPAVAYITTLGCIVTIPDLLPGAAFISKAAGKIGFVGLCTPILAYAGLALGKDIDLLKKQGLRIILVGLMVFVGTFLGSAIIAETVLRFMK
- a CDS encoding DUF3100 domain-containing protein, with the translated sequence METVGKALRNWKIHALALALSVVAELIGGKTFDVGPAKLVLVPMFYSFILGAVISLPKMKLLSMDDMMQVSSLVGVTFFLLMARYGTLVGPSFWKVVHSAPALLLQEFGNLGTALLGVPFAVLLGLRREAVGAAFSNARESSVALVGEKYGIDSPEGLGVMGVYITGTVFGALFCSFMSSIIASTISWFSPQALAMACGTGSASMMTTSLAPLVAMFPDLKEELTALAASSNMLSGLDGLYMSVFIGLPMTEFLVRLCGVKDAPSKPGAQK
- a CDS encoding amidohydrolase, translating into MVDRESLKEKIFAAVDAAEPTVRAYAEDIAANAELGFFEKRTSGKLAENLEALGLKLKKGIALTGLRADIGENEGPKIALIGELDGIVCRNHPQANPVDGASHSCGHNLQTSIVLTAAAALVRSGVMKELDGSVALMAVPAEEFIEIDRRKKMRDEGKITYLCGKPEFVRLGEFDDVDMAMMIHAGEFSSGPAFSVPYHGNGFRVFMVRYEGKQAHAAAAPDQGINALYAAVAGINAVNALRETFRDNDHVRVHFIITKGGDSVNSVPDDVRLEGYVRAADAAVIDSVFAKVERAFRSGAEALGCTFHFTSIPGDMPLAVCDPLNRLFVENAAALVGRDKVLTGSYFAASTDMGDICHLMPGIHPSAGGSVGALHSAQFKVTDFHAAVMDSAKALLATVVELLADDAAKAREIIGGFKPIYTKEQYLAAMDARFSEY